One Streptomyces sp. V4I8 genomic window carries:
- a CDS encoding PhzF family phenazine biosynthesis protein: MTDYDVLRVFCGPTGGYGNELGVVREGSVIPERSDRQAFAGKLGFSETVFVDDPERGVIDIYTPTLRLPFAGHPCVGTAWLLDVPELVTPAGVVGARLDGEFSWIEARAEWAPPRTLRQYASAAEVDDLPVPPPGEWIYAWAWEDEAAGRIRARGFPGRDDGIDEDEATGAAALLLTDRLGRALNITQGAGSQLLTAPQPGGWVEVGGRVFLER; this comes from the coding sequence GTGACTGACTACGACGTCCTCCGCGTCTTCTGCGGCCCGACCGGTGGATACGGCAACGAACTCGGCGTCGTCCGCGAGGGCTCGGTGATCCCCGAGCGGAGCGACCGGCAGGCGTTCGCGGGGAAGCTCGGCTTCAGCGAGACCGTGTTCGTCGACGACCCCGAGCGCGGGGTCATCGACATCTACACGCCGACCCTGCGCCTGCCCTTCGCCGGTCACCCCTGCGTCGGTACCGCCTGGCTGCTGGACGTGCCCGAACTGGTCACCCCGGCCGGTGTGGTGGGCGCCCGGCTGGACGGCGAGTTCAGCTGGATCGAGGCACGGGCGGAGTGGGCGCCCCCGCGTACGCTGCGGCAGTACGCGTCGGCCGCCGAGGTCGACGACCTCCCCGTGCCCCCGCCCGGCGAGTGGATCTACGCCTGGGCCTGGGAGGACGAGGCGGCCGGCCGTATCCGCGCCCGCGGCTTCCCCGGCCGTGACGACGGCATCGACGAGGACGAGGCGACGGGCGCGGCGGCCCTGCTCCTCACGGACCGCCTGGGCCGCGCGCTCAACATCACACAGGGTGCCGGGTCGCAGCTCCTCACGGCACCGCAGCCGGGAGGCTGGGTGGAGGTCGGCGGCCGGGTGTTCCTGGAGCGCTGA
- a CDS encoding MFS transporter: MTDDTPTPSPSRLRAVLPDLTPWRASADFRKLWLAGLVSSFGSFLTFVALPVQIKELTGSAAAVGAIGAVQLVPLVVFGLYGGALADALDKRKLIVWTEAGQAVLSAALLVNALLPTPASWPLYVVAALSSALVSVQRPALDALLPRIVAHDHLPAAASLNALRWQVGGVAGPALAGVVVAYAGLGWAYGTDLLTFVVSVLFVVGLAPSPASHEAAKPSLKAIAEGARYAWSRKELLGTYVIDIAAMLFAMPLAVLPFLADELNAPWSLGLMYAAVPAGAMLVSLTSGWTSRVHRHGRAVVVSAALWGVAIAAAGVAGNVWLVLLFLTVGGAADMVSGVFRGVMWNQTIPDELRGRLAGIELLSYSVGPQLGQTYMGGVAAWQGVRASVWSGGLLCVGAVGLLALCLPKLMTYDARTNEHALRLREQRAATAAPAPAPAPTPAEG, from the coding sequence GTGACGGACGACACCCCCACGCCATCCCCCTCCCGCCTCCGTGCCGTGCTCCCCGACCTCACGCCCTGGCGGGCCTCCGCCGACTTCCGGAAGTTGTGGCTGGCGGGGCTGGTCTCCTCCTTCGGGAGCTTTCTGACCTTCGTGGCGCTGCCTGTGCAGATCAAGGAGCTCACGGGGTCCGCGGCGGCGGTCGGGGCGATCGGGGCCGTGCAGCTGGTGCCGCTGGTGGTGTTCGGGCTGTACGGGGGTGCGCTGGCCGACGCGCTCGACAAGCGGAAGCTGATCGTGTGGACGGAGGCCGGGCAGGCGGTGCTGAGCGCGGCACTGCTGGTCAACGCGCTGCTGCCGACCCCCGCCAGCTGGCCGCTGTACGTCGTCGCCGCCCTGTCCTCCGCCCTCGTCTCGGTGCAGCGCCCCGCCCTGGACGCCCTGTTGCCCCGGATCGTGGCCCACGACCACCTCCCGGCCGCCGCCTCGCTCAACGCGCTGCGCTGGCAGGTCGGCGGGGTCGCGGGCCCGGCCCTGGCCGGCGTGGTCGTCGCGTACGCGGGGCTCGGCTGGGCGTACGGCACGGATCTGCTGACCTTCGTCGTCTCGGTCCTGTTCGTCGTCGGCCTCGCCCCCTCCCCGGCCTCCCACGAGGCCGCGAAGCCGTCCCTCAAGGCCATCGCCGAGGGCGCCCGCTACGCCTGGAGCCGCAAGGAGCTCCTCGGTACGTACGTCATCGACATCGCGGCGATGCTCTTCGCGATGCCACTCGCCGTACTGCCCTTCCTCGCGGACGAGTTGAACGCCCCCTGGTCGCTCGGTCTGATGTACGCCGCCGTCCCGGCCGGCGCGATGCTGGTGAGCCTGACCAGCGGCTGGACCTCGCGGGTCCACCGGCACGGACGGGCCGTCGTCGTGTCGGCCGCGCTGTGGGGGGTGGCGATCGCGGCGGCCGGTGTCGCCGGGAACGTGTGGCTGGTGCTGCTCTTCCTGACCGTCGGCGGCGCCGCCGACATGGTCAGCGGCGTCTTCCGCGGGGTGATGTGGAACCAGACGATCCCGGACGAGCTGCGCGGCCGGCTCGCCGGGATCGAGCTGCTGTCGTACTCGGTGGGCCCGCAGCTGGGCCAGACCTATATGGGCGGTGTCGCCGCCTGGCAGGGCGTACGGGCGTCCGTCTGGTCGGGCGGCCTGCTGTGCGTGGGCGCGGTGGGGCTGCTGGCGCTGTGCCTGCCGAAGCTCATGACGTACGACGCGCGGACGAACGAGCACGCGCTACGGCTGCGGGAGCAGCGGGCGGCGACGGCCGCACCGGCCCCCGCACCGGCACCGACACCTGCCGAGGGGTGA
- a CDS encoding heme oxygenase (biliverdin-producing) — translation MDSFSTVIRTASHEQHTEAETSTFMSDLLGGRLGVDAYARYTEQLWFVYEALEAGAERLASDPVAGPFIQPELLRLASLERDLAHLRGPRWRTGLSALPATQAYADRVRECAEDWPAGYIAHHYTRYLGDLSGGQIIRDKAEKTWGFTRKGDGVRFYVFEEIANPAAFKRSYRELLDGVRADDLEKQRIVAECKKAFALNTAVFRALGEEFPLSA, via the coding sequence ATGGACTCCTTCTCGACAGTCATCCGCACCGCCTCCCACGAGCAGCACACGGAGGCGGAGACCTCGACGTTCATGAGCGACCTGCTCGGCGGCCGACTGGGCGTGGACGCGTACGCGCGGTACACCGAGCAGCTGTGGTTCGTGTACGAGGCGCTGGAGGCCGGCGCCGAGCGGCTGGCGTCGGACCCGGTGGCCGGCCCGTTCATCCAGCCGGAGCTGCTGCGGCTGGCGTCACTGGAGCGGGACCTGGCACATCTGCGGGGTCCGCGGTGGCGGACGGGACTGTCGGCACTGCCCGCCACCCAGGCCTACGCGGACCGGGTGCGGGAGTGCGCCGAGGACTGGCCGGCCGGTTACATCGCCCACCACTACACCCGTTACCTCGGCGACCTCTCCGGCGGCCAGATCATCCGCGACAAGGCCGAGAAGACCTGGGGCTTCACACGCAAGGGCGACGGGGTCCGCTTCTACGTCTTCGAGGAGATCGCCAACCCGGCCGCGTTCAAGCGGAGTTATCGCGAGCTGCTGGACGGCGTCCGCGCGGACGACCTGGAGAAGCAGCGGATCGTGGCGGAGTGCAAGAAGGCGTTCGCCCTGAACACGGCGGTGTTCCGGGCACTGGGCGAGGAGTTTCCCCTGTCCGCGTGA
- a CDS encoding exo-alpha-sialidase, giving the protein MTETSVPFRAGREGYASFRIPAVVTTSTGTLLAFCEGRVESAADHGHIDIVLKRSTDGGRTWGPLAVVADNNWHLAGNPAPVVLDTGRILLVYIRNHAGATEAAILRGEVSDADGRRIWVRYSDDDGATWSSSKEITAQVKRPEWRWYATTPGHAIQLGTGRVVVPANHTIPPIGDDIGNEARYNSGHCILSDDGGATWRIGYVDENTDGYINVNETTAAELPDGRVYFNTRNDSPSPGNRADAYSADGGATLVKPFRPQAGLSAPICEGSVLQLRDPDVLLFSGPADPAARALMTIRASTDGGLTWRSAHTVDGLPAAYSDLVRIDDATVGLLYETGDFGPYESITFRRVPVTDLT; this is encoded by the coding sequence ATGACAGAGACCAGCGTCCCCTTCCGCGCCGGCCGCGAGGGCTACGCCAGCTTCCGCATCCCGGCCGTCGTCACCACCTCCACCGGCACGCTCCTAGCGTTCTGCGAGGGCCGGGTCGAGTCCGCCGCCGACCACGGGCACATCGACATCGTGCTCAAGCGGTCGACGGACGGCGGCCGCACCTGGGGCCCGCTCGCGGTCGTCGCCGACAACAACTGGCACCTCGCCGGCAACCCGGCCCCGGTCGTCCTCGACACCGGCCGCATCCTGCTCGTCTACATCCGCAACCACGCCGGCGCCACCGAAGCCGCCATCCTGCGCGGCGAGGTCAGCGACGCCGACGGCCGCCGGATCTGGGTGCGGTACAGCGACGACGACGGGGCCACCTGGTCCAGCTCGAAGGAGATCACCGCGCAGGTGAAGCGGCCGGAGTGGCGCTGGTACGCCACCACGCCCGGCCACGCGATCCAGCTCGGCACCGGGCGGGTCGTCGTCCCCGCCAACCACACGATCCCGCCCATCGGCGACGACATCGGCAACGAGGCCAGGTACAACAGCGGGCACTGCATACTCAGCGACGACGGGGGCGCCACCTGGCGCATCGGCTACGTCGACGAGAACACCGACGGCTACATCAACGTCAACGAGACCACCGCGGCCGAACTCCCCGACGGCCGCGTCTACTTCAACACCCGCAACGACTCCCCGTCCCCCGGCAACCGGGCCGACGCCTACTCCGCGGACGGCGGCGCGACCCTGGTGAAGCCCTTCCGCCCGCAGGCCGGCCTGTCCGCCCCGATCTGCGAGGGCAGCGTCCTGCAGCTGCGCGATCCCGACGTGCTGCTCTTCTCCGGCCCCGCCGACCCGGCCGCCCGTGCCCTGATGACCATCCGCGCCTCCACCGACGGCGGCCTCACCTGGCGGTCCGCGCACACGGTGGACGGGCTGCCCGCCGCGTACTCGGACCTCGTGCGGATCGACGACGCGACGGTCGGGCTTCTCTACGAGACCGGCGACTTCGGCCCGTACGAGAGCATCACCTTCCGGCGGGTGCCCGTGACCGACCTCACCTGA
- the map gene encoding type I methionyl aminopeptidase: protein MSGQSLLVPGELSPTRSVPGNIRRPEYVGKPAPTPYAGPEVQTPETVEAMRVAGRIAARAMAEAAKLIAPGVTTDELDKVAHDYMCDHGAYPSTLGYRGFPKSLCTSVNEVICHGIPDSTVLRDGDIVNLDVTAYIGGVHGDNNATYLVGDVDEESRLLVERTRESLTRAIKAVKPGRQINVIGRVIESYAKRFGYGVVRDFTGHGINSSFHSGLIIPHYDSPHATTVIQPGMTFTIEPMLTLGTHEYDMWDDGWTVVTKDRKRTAQFEHTLVVTETGAEVLTLP, encoded by the coding sequence ATGTCTGGCCAGTCGCTGCTTGTCCCAGGGGAGCTGTCCCCCACCCGTTCCGTGCCCGGAAACATCCGCCGCCCCGAGTACGTCGGCAAGCCCGCGCCGACGCCGTACGCGGGTCCGGAGGTGCAGACCCCGGAAACCGTTGAGGCGATGCGCGTCGCCGGCCGTATCGCCGCGCGGGCGATGGCCGAGGCGGCGAAGCTGATCGCGCCCGGGGTCACGACGGACGAGTTGGACAAGGTGGCGCACGACTACATGTGCGACCACGGCGCCTACCCGTCCACGCTCGGCTACCGCGGCTTCCCGAAGTCCCTGTGCACCAGTGTCAACGAGGTGATCTGCCACGGGATCCCGGACTCCACGGTGCTGCGCGACGGCGACATCGTCAACCTCGACGTGACGGCGTACATCGGCGGGGTGCACGGCGACAACAACGCCACGTACCTGGTCGGCGACGTGGACGAGGAGAGCCGCCTGCTGGTCGAGCGCACCCGGGAGTCCCTGACCCGCGCGATCAAGGCGGTCAAGCCGGGCCGCCAGATCAACGTCATCGGCCGCGTCATCGAGTCGTACGCCAAGCGCTTCGGCTACGGCGTGGTCCGTGACTTCACCGGTCACGGCATCAACTCGTCCTTCCACTCGGGCCTGATCATCCCGCACTACGACAGCCCGCACGCGACGACGGTGATCCAGCCCGGCATGACCTTCACGATCGAGCCGATGCTGACGCTGGGGACGCACGAGTACGACATGTGGGACGACGGCTGGACGGTCGTCACGAAGGACCGCAAGCGCACCGCGCAGTTCGAGCACACGCTGGTGGTGACGGAGACGGGGGCGGAGGTCCTGACCCTCCCCTGA
- the npdG gene encoding NADPH-dependent F420 reductase produces MTSTDSAQQPAGAPEKAPAKDPWDLPDVSGLVVGVLGGTGPQGKGLAYRLAKAGQKVIIGSRAADRARSAADELGHGVEGADNAECARRSDIVIVAVPWEGHGKTLESLREELAGKLVVDCVNPLGFDKKGAYALKPEEGSAAEQAAALLPDSRVTAAFHHLSAVLLQDPGIDEIDTDVMVLGEVRADVEIVQALAGRIPGMRGVFAGRLRNAHQVESLVANLISVNRRYKAHAGLRVTDV; encoded by the coding sequence ATGACCTCTACCGACAGTGCACAGCAGCCTGCCGGGGCTCCCGAGAAGGCCCCGGCCAAGGACCCCTGGGACCTCCCCGACGTCTCCGGGCTCGTCGTCGGCGTGCTCGGCGGGACCGGGCCGCAGGGCAAGGGCCTCGCCTACCGGCTCGCCAAGGCCGGGCAGAAGGTGATCATCGGTTCGCGGGCGGCCGACCGCGCCCGGTCCGCCGCCGACGAGCTCGGGCACGGTGTCGAAGGCGCCGACAACGCCGAGTGCGCACGGCGCAGCGACATCGTGATCGTCGCCGTGCCGTGGGAGGGCCACGGCAAGACGCTGGAGTCCCTGCGTGAGGAGCTGGCCGGCAAGCTGGTCGTCGACTGCGTCAACCCGCTGGGCTTCGACAAGAAGGGCGCCTACGCGCTGAAGCCGGAGGAGGGCAGCGCCGCCGAGCAGGCTGCCGCCCTGCTGCCGGACTCGCGGGTGACGGCGGCCTTCCATCACCTGTCGGCGGTCCTGCTCCAGGACCCCGGGATCGACGAGATCGACACGGACGTCATGGTGCTGGGCGAGGTCCGCGCCGACGTGGAGATCGTCCAGGCCCTGGCCGGCCGTATCCCCGGCATGCGCGGCGTCTTCGCGGGGCGGCTGCGCAACGCCCACCAGGTGGAGTCGCTGGTCGCGAACCTGATCTCGGTGAACCGGCGCTACAAGGCGCACGCGGGGCTCCGCGTCACGGACGTGTGA
- a CDS encoding heme ABC transporter ATP-binding protein: MRLLRPRPTPPAPSEPGDILAAAESLHVRLGAREVLTGVSVTVRAGEVLALVGPNGAGKSTLLSALAADLPAAEGVVRIHGRPATDWSAPELALRRAVLPQSAALSFPFTAGEVVRMGRAPHDTSPAEDDLAVAEAMAATEVSAFAVRPFSALSGGERARVALARVLAQRAPLLLLDEPTAALDLKHQELVLRLCRERARAGDAVVAVLHDLGLAAAYAHRVAILRAGRVAADGPPDEVFSERLLSEVYDQPIDVLSHPRTGAVLVTPRRRSRHNL; encoded by the coding sequence GTGAGACTGCTCCGCCCTCGCCCCACTCCCCCAGCCCCCTCCGAACCCGGCGACATCCTCGCCGCCGCCGAGTCGTTGCACGTTCGTCTCGGCGCCCGTGAGGTGCTGACCGGCGTCTCCGTCACCGTCCGCGCCGGCGAGGTCCTCGCCCTCGTCGGGCCCAACGGTGCCGGAAAGTCCACCCTGTTGAGCGCCCTGGCCGCCGACCTCCCGGCTGCCGAGGGGGTCGTACGGATCCACGGCCGTCCGGCGACCGACTGGTCCGCGCCCGAACTCGCCCTCCGTCGCGCCGTACTCCCCCAGTCGGCGGCGCTCTCCTTCCCCTTCACGGCCGGGGAGGTCGTGCGGATGGGCCGCGCACCGCACGACACCTCACCGGCCGAGGATGACCTCGCCGTCGCCGAGGCCATGGCCGCCACCGAGGTGAGTGCCTTCGCCGTACGGCCGTTCTCCGCGCTCAGCGGTGGGGAGCGGGCCCGGGTCGCGCTCGCGCGGGTGCTGGCCCAGCGTGCCCCGTTGCTGCTGCTCGACGAACCGACCGCGGCGCTGGACCTCAAGCACCAGGAGCTGGTGCTGCGGTTGTGCCGGGAGCGGGCGCGGGCCGGGGACGCGGTGGTGGCCGTGCTGCATGATCTGGGGCTCGCGGCGGCCTACGCGCACCGGGTGGCGATCCTGCGGGCCGGGCGGGTCGCGGCGGACGGGCCGCCGGACGAGGTGTTCTCGGAGCGGTTGCTGTCGGAGGTCTATGACCAACCCATCGACGTGCTTTCACATCCTCGAACAGGGGCGGTCCTGGTGACCCCGCGGCGCCGATCCCGGCACAACCTTTGA
- a CDS encoding BTAD domain-containing putative transcriptional regulator, with the protein MDPVRYRILGTTQAVRPDGSPVPLGGARLRALLTVLALRGGRAVPASMLVDEVWEGGPPADATGALQALVGRLRRALGADAVVSAEGGYRLAALPDDIDLHRFERLVGEGTRALADGDPAKAAVALDDALALWHGPALADLPDRTAEAARQEARRLDALRARHTAALALGHAEQSLPELTALCDTHPLDEPLQALRLRALRDAGRTAEALAAYEDVRQLLADRLGSDPGPELRSLHGELLRPGERAHGGRHGSRAGDGLGIAHREPRATQAGPGTRPRGAGTSDADARRPEPAGPGMSPSTGPGDLAAPVARATVAPGRPHAPHPLDSPTAPGTHHAPPSTTRTTPAPGLPGPPRSPAPASPLPPPPGNLRARLTSFVGREADIEAIRGDLAGARLVTLLGPGGAGKTRLSQEAAESVRDGAPDGVWLVELAPVDDPAAVPEAVLTAVGARETVLYGAGAEAMRAGSERPDDPVERLAEHCGKRRMLLILDNCEHVVEAAARLAAELLERCPELTVLATSREPLGVPGELLRPVEPLPEPVALRLLADRGAAARPGFRVDADDETAAACTEICRRLDGLPLAIELAAARLRMLTPRQIADRLDDRFRLLTSGSRTVRPRQQTLRAVVDWSWELLDDDERDVLRRLSVFAGGCDLPAAEAVCGPAALETLGSLVDKSLVVAAPSADGAMRYRLLETVAEYAAERLDETGRRAEAERAHLTYYRELARTTDPLLRGPRQLAAIGRLEREYENLRVALRRAVADRDAQEGLCLVLSLAWYWQMRDLRIEARNWSREVQTLGPDPFPEPARRAQPVWERCTDTPPPWTGEILEEAWRGVHLVHLACMDTELDAWQTPEAQAKLRAIAATYEPGMPQTCRIPGSLWFFAVMLTGDMERLRKVIDATVRTSRATPGYDWELAASLHSRANLLANRSDWAGDATRDADEALEIYARLGDLWGTAEALSARAEACERKGEWDSAAANYEAAIEHAEQLGARAQVSVLNARLGNALMETGETERGERLLHEVIARRDGARNEAMPAARMFLAGHLGMTGRVAEAREQLRLLREEFSIATFVIFDAYILGSEAWLDAVDGCDEECLAKSRRALEQAADPLSLAIAPSMRTLFLHIAALALATVDDGGRARDGALCVGAGDALLPPGHVPTALEREARGRATRGLRTALGDEAYEAAYAQGGRLSPEEAAALI; encoded by the coding sequence ATGGACCCCGTGCGCTATCGCATCCTCGGCACCACCCAGGCAGTCCGCCCCGACGGCAGCCCCGTTCCGCTCGGTGGGGCGCGTCTGCGTGCCCTTCTGACCGTGCTCGCGTTGCGGGGCGGCCGGGCCGTGCCGGCGAGCATGCTGGTCGACGAGGTGTGGGAGGGAGGGCCGCCCGCCGACGCCACGGGCGCGTTGCAGGCGCTCGTCGGCAGGTTGAGGCGGGCGCTCGGGGCGGACGCGGTCGTCTCGGCCGAGGGCGGGTACCGCCTTGCCGCCCTGCCCGACGACATCGACCTGCACCGGTTCGAGCGCCTCGTCGGCGAGGGCACGCGCGCGTTGGCCGACGGCGACCCCGCCAAGGCCGCCGTAGCTCTCGACGACGCCCTCGCCCTGTGGCACGGCCCCGCCCTCGCCGACCTCCCCGACCGCACCGCCGAGGCGGCCCGTCAGGAGGCCCGGCGTCTCGACGCCCTGCGCGCCCGCCACACCGCCGCACTCGCCCTCGGTCACGCCGAGCAGTCCCTGCCCGAGCTGACCGCCCTGTGCGACACCCACCCCCTGGACGAACCCCTCCAGGCGCTGCGCCTACGCGCCCTGCGCGACGCGGGCCGCACGGCGGAGGCACTGGCCGCCTACGAGGACGTACGACAACTCCTCGCGGACCGGCTCGGGTCGGACCCGGGGCCGGAACTGCGGTCGCTGCACGGGGAGTTGCTGCGGCCGGGGGAGAGGGCGCACGGCGGCCGGCACGGTTCGCGCGCCGGCGACGGGCTCGGGATCGCCCACCGTGAGCCGCGCGCCACCCAGGCGGGGCCCGGGACCCGGCCGCGCGGCGCCGGAACCAGCGACGCGGATGCCCGCCGTCCGGAGCCCGCGGGTCCGGGCATGAGCCCGTCGACGGGCCCCGGAGACCTCGCAGCCCCCGTTGCCCGTGCCACGGTCGCACCCGGCCGACCCCACGCCCCCCACCCCCTCGACTCCCCGACCGCCCCCGGCACGCACCACGCCCCTCCCTCCACCACCCGCACCACACCCGCCCCCGGCCTGCCCGGCCCCCCTCGGTCCCCGGCCCCTGCCTCGCCCCTGCCCCCACCCCCCGGCAACCTCCGTGCCCGCCTCACCTCCTTCGTCGGCCGGGAAGCCGACATCGAGGCGATCCGGGGGGACCTCGCCGGTGCCCGGCTCGTCACCCTGCTCGGGCCGGGCGGTGCCGGGAAGACGCGGCTGTCGCAGGAGGCCGCCGAGAGTGTGCGGGACGGGGCGCCGGACGGGGTGTGGCTGGTCGAGCTCGCGCCGGTGGACGACCCCGCGGCCGTACCGGAGGCCGTCCTCACGGCGGTCGGTGCCCGCGAGACCGTGCTGTACGGCGCGGGGGCCGAGGCCATGCGCGCCGGATCGGAGCGGCCCGACGACCCCGTCGAGCGGCTCGCCGAGCACTGTGGCAAGCGCCGGATGCTGCTGATCCTCGACAACTGCGAACATGTCGTCGAGGCCGCCGCCCGCCTTGCGGCGGAGCTGCTGGAGCGCTGCCCGGAGCTGACGGTGCTGGCCACCAGCCGTGAACCCCTGGGCGTACCGGGGGAGTTGCTGCGGCCCGTCGAGCCGTTGCCCGAGCCCGTCGCGCTGCGGCTGCTCGCCGACCGGGGCGCGGCCGCCAGGCCCGGCTTCCGTGTCGACGCCGACGACGAGACCGCGGCGGCCTGCACCGAGATCTGCCGGCGTCTCGATGGTCTTCCCCTCGCCATCGAGCTCGCCGCCGCCCGGCTCCGTATGTTGACGCCACGTCAGATCGCCGACCGGCTCGACGACCGGTTCCGCCTGCTCACCTCCGGCAGCCGTACCGTCCGGCCCCGCCAGCAGACCCTGCGGGCGGTCGTCGACTGGTCCTGGGAGCTGCTGGACGACGACGAACGGGACGTACTGCGGCGGCTGTCCGTCTTCGCGGGCGGCTGTGACCTCCCCGCCGCCGAGGCCGTCTGCGGGCCCGCCGCCCTCGAAACGCTCGGCTCGCTCGTCGACAAGTCCCTGGTGGTGGCCGCCCCCTCGGCGGACGGGGCGATGCGCTACCGGCTGTTGGAGACCGTCGCCGAGTACGCCGCCGAGCGTCTCGACGAGACGGGACGGCGTGCGGAGGCCGAGCGCGCGCATCTGACGTACTACCGCGAACTCGCCCGCACCACCGACCCGTTGCTGCGCGGCCCCCGCCAGCTCGCCGCCATCGGGCGGCTGGAGCGCGAGTACGAGAACCTGCGGGTCGCCCTGCGCCGGGCCGTCGCCGACCGTGACGCGCAGGAGGGGCTGTGCCTGGTCCTCTCGCTGGCCTGGTACTGGCAGATGCGCGATCTGCGGATCGAGGCCCGCAACTGGTCCCGCGAGGTGCAGACGCTCGGCCCCGACCCGTTCCCCGAGCCGGCCCGCCGGGCGCAGCCGGTGTGGGAGCGGTGCACGGACACCCCGCCGCCGTGGACGGGAGAGATTCTCGAAGAGGCCTGGCGCGGTGTCCATCTCGTCCACCTCGCCTGCATGGACACCGAGCTGGACGCCTGGCAGACCCCCGAGGCGCAGGCCAAACTGCGCGCCATCGCCGCCACCTACGAGCCCGGCATGCCGCAGACCTGCCGTATCCCCGGCTCCCTCTGGTTCTTCGCCGTCATGCTGACCGGGGACATGGAGCGGCTGCGGAAGGTCATCGACGCCACCGTCCGCACCTCCCGCGCGACGCCCGGGTACGACTGGGAGCTCGCCGCGAGCCTGCACTCGCGTGCCAACCTGCTCGCCAACCGCAGCGACTGGGCGGGCGACGCCACGCGGGACGCCGACGAGGCGCTGGAGATCTACGCGCGCCTGGGGGACCTGTGGGGCACCGCCGAGGCGCTCTCCGCGCGCGCCGAGGCATGCGAACGCAAGGGCGAGTGGGACTCCGCCGCCGCCAACTACGAGGCGGCGATCGAGCACGCCGAACAGCTCGGCGCCCGCGCCCAGGTGTCGGTCCTGAACGCCCGCCTCGGCAACGCGCTGATGGAGACCGGCGAGACCGAGCGCGGCGAACGCCTGCTGCACGAGGTGATCGCCCGCAGGGACGGCGCGCGCAACGAGGCGATGCCGGCCGCCCGGATGTTCCTCGCCGGCCACCTCGGCATGACCGGCCGCGTCGCCGAGGCGCGGGAGCAGCTCCGGCTGCTGCGCGAGGAGTTCTCCATCGCCACCTTCGTCATCTTCGACGCCTACATTCTCGGCTCGGAGGCCTGGCTGGACGCCGTCGACGGGTGCGACGAGGAGTGCCTGGCCAAGAGCCGCCGGGCCCTGGAGCAGGCCGCGGACCCGCTGTCCCTGGCCATCGCGCCCAGCATGCGCACCCTGTTCCTGCACATCGCCGCCCTCGCCCTCGCCACCGTCGACGACGGCGGCCGCGCCCGCGACGGCGCCCTGTGCGTCGGTGCCGGCGACGCGCTGCTGCCGCCCGGCCATGTCCCGACGGCCCTGGAGCGCGAGGCACGCGGCAGGGCCACGCGGGGGCTGCGCACGGCCCTCGGCGACGAGGCGTACGAGGCGGCGTACGCGCAGGGCGGCCGCCTCTCCCCCGAGGAGGCCGCCGCCCTGATCTGA
- a CDS encoding site-2 protease family protein → MTTALTRRSDRRISPVFLGILAVTAVTGWATWTGFAEQPGLAVFLFVTAAWIVSLCLHEYAHARTALHSGDISVGEKGYLTLNPLKYTHALLSIVLPVIFVIMGGIGLPGGAVFIERGRIRGRWRHSLISAAGPLTNVLFAVVCTAPFWLDALDGVPRDFRFALAFLALLQVTAAILNFLPVPGLDGYGVIEPWLSHNIKRQVEPFAPFGLLFVFALLWLGPVNHAFFDVIDSILRGLGISDFDTYCGYDLFRFWQGSNELCSVGA, encoded by the coding sequence ATGACCACCGCTCTCACCCGCCGCAGCGACCGGCGGATCAGCCCCGTCTTCCTGGGGATCCTGGCCGTCACGGCGGTGACGGGCTGGGCCACCTGGACCGGGTTCGCCGAGCAGCCGGGCCTGGCCGTCTTCCTGTTCGTGACGGCCGCCTGGATCGTGTCCCTGTGCCTGCACGAGTACGCACACGCGCGCACCGCCCTGCACAGCGGCGACATCTCGGTCGGCGAGAAGGGCTATCTCACGCTCAACCCGCTGAAGTACACGCACGCGCTGCTCAGCATCGTGCTGCCGGTCATCTTCGTGATCATGGGCGGCATCGGCCTCCCGGGCGGTGCCGTCTTCATCGAGCGCGGGCGGATCCGGGGGCGCTGGCGGCACAGTCTGATCTCGGCCGCCGGGCCGCTGACCAACGTGCTGTTCGCCGTCGTGTGCACCGCCCCGTTCTGGCTGGACGCCCTGGACGGCGTCCCCCGGGACTTCCGGTTCGCGCTCGCGTTCCTCGCCCTGCTCCAGGTCACGGCGGCGATCCTGAACTTCCTGCCGGTCCCGGGCCTGGACGGCTACGGTGTGATCGAGCCCTGGCTGTCGCACAACATCAAGCGCCAGGTGGAGCCGTTCGCCCCGTTCGGCCTGCTGTTCGTGTTCGCGCTGCTGTGGCTCGGCCCGGTCAACCACGCGTTCTTCGACGTGATCGACTCGATCCTGCGCGGCCTCGGCATCAGCGACTTCGACACCTACTGCGGCTACGACCTGTTCCGCTTCTGGCAGGGCTCCAACGAGCTCTGCTCGGTCGGCGCCTGA